The Euphorbia lathyris chromosome 8, ddEupLath1.1, whole genome shotgun sequence genome has a window encoding:
- the LOC136202885 gene encoding aberrant root formation protein 4 isoform X2: protein MSADSTDLREAPDAHPLLLRLKESLSSCAESIQVGDGSSLSELVNFLETISGSALADPDDENAQNTAFEVLSEIHRFAFSPALDQEVMDALSFELPKAVAKFAGLSRRCLDITDRVIDRFIETCSPRDMLSILCEALGSSDRPAYASGYVASLLSGLSKVLLSLQRRHLEQVKVALPVIVNVLKATCSELVAKGVSSETVDESEESMTLYCRALAIADSIQAVCAKMEGKVNEKLRALLSLYVLQIMALLSLKEGDNISSYLHLVSQLTKFFPYCGLSYLGLITGSDVDIMGNTVTQDEEDDFMSCLSYVKHGACLSVIWGHIYDDVAQAGKQNVSTVRDQLQNNQTNRWQAIGMLKHILASTNMLWEIKKHAINFLLWFTNGSIVQDDVQTDGSFHLPSLYTASEAITKIIIYAPSTELRKNAFEALKRVLADSPTPERFDIVKALITNSNSSSMIAILLDLVRGDLHKERCQRISVEKDGLQSENQENSIRSLWNPEVLEFVENVLRPPEGGPPCFPENGDAVLAALNLYRFILITESAGKTNYTAVLSKNNLQKAYNEWLMPLRTVVTRIMSESKNDCDQLAVETVCALNPVEFVLYRCIELVEEKLKHST, encoded by the exons ATGTCTGCTGATTCCACCGACCTTCGGGAAGCTCCGGATGCTCATCCTCTGCTGCTTCGCCTTAAAGAAAGCCTGTCGTCTTGTGCCGAA TCAATTCAAGTCGGAGATGGAAGCTCACTGTCGGAGCTAGTCAACTTCCTCGAAACAATTTCAGGTTCCGCTTTAGCTGATCCTGACGATGAAAATGCGCAAAACACTGCATTTGAAGTTCTCTCTGAAATTCATAGATTTGCGTTTTCTCCTGCTCTGGACCAG GAGGTCATGGATGCACTTTCATTCGAGTTGCCAAAGGCAGTTGCGAAGTTCGCTGGCTTGTCAAGGAGGTGCTTGGATATTACTGATAGGGTTATCGATCGTTTCATAGAGACTTGCAGTCCACGCGATATGCTTTCAATTCTTTGTGAG GCACTGGGTTCCTCTGATAGGCCTGCTTATGCATCTGGTTATGTTGCTTCTCTTTTAAGTGGACTCTCAAAAG TGTTGCTTTCCTTGCAGAGACGTCACCTTGAGCAAGTAAAAGTAGCACTTCCTGTTATCGTAAATGTGCTAAAGGCTACATGTTCAGAGTTGGTGGCTAAAGGTGTGAGTTCAGAGACGGTTGATGAAAGTGAGGAATCAATGACTTTGTATTGCAGAGCTTTAGCAATTGCTGATTCCATACAGGCAGTTTGCGCAAAAATG GAGGGCAAAGTAAATGAAAAGCTTCGTGCTCTACTCAGTTTATATGTTTTACAGATTATG GCTCTTCTTTCACTCAAAGAAGGAGATAATATTTCAAGCTATCTTCACCTTGTCTCGCAGCTTACCAAGTTTTTTCCTTATTGTGGTCTTTCATATCTTGGTTTAATAACTGGATCTGACGTTGACATAATGGGCAACACTGTCACTCAAG atgaagaagatgattttATGAGTTGTTTATCCTACGTCAAACATGGAGCATGTCTTTCAG TTATCTGGGGTCATATCTATGATGATGTTGCTCAGGCTGGCAAGCAGAATGTGTCTACTGTCAGGGATCAACTTCAAAACAACCAAACAAACAGGTGGCAAGCAATAGGCATGTTAAAGCACATACTTGCATCTACCAACATGCTATGGGAAATAAAGAAACATGCAATTAACTTCTTACTGTGGTTTACTAATGGAAGTATCGTACAAGACGATGTACAGACCGACGGCTCTTTTCACTTGCCAAGCCTCTATACTGCCTCAGAG GCCATTACAAAGATTATCATATATGCACCAAGTACCGAGTTGAGGAAGAATGCCTTTGAGGCATTGAAGAGG GTACTTGCTGATTCTCCAACTCCTGAGAGGTTTGATATTGTCAAAGCTTTGATTACAAATAGTAACTCTTCATCTATG ATAGCAATCCTCTTAGATCTTGTTAGAGGTGATTTACACAAGGAAAGGTGCCAAAGAATATCAGTAGAAAAAGATGGTCTGCAATCCGAAAATCAAGAGAATTCAATTAGATCACTGTGGAACCCTGAAGTGCTTGAATTTGTGGAAAATGTTTTGCGGCCTCCAGAAGGAGGACCTCCATGCTTTCCTGAGAATGGAGATGCG GTTCTAGCTGCTCTCAACCTATACAGATTTATATTGATAACAGAATCAGCAG GAAAAACCAACTACACTGCAGTACTGTCTAAGAATAATTTACAAAAGGCGTACAATGAATGGCTTATGCCTCTTCGAACCGTTGTGACCCGAATAATGTCAGAGAGCAAGAATGACTGTGATCAACTTGCAGTTGAGACAGTGTGTGCTCTTAACCCAGTTGAGTTTGTTCTTTATCGTTGTATTGAGCTTGTTGAAGAAAAGCTAAAACATTCAACATAG
- the LOC136202885 gene encoding aberrant root formation protein 4 isoform X1 translates to MSADSTDLREAPDAHPLLLRLKESLSSCAESIQVGDGSSLSELVNFLETISGSALADPDDENAQNTAFEVLSEIHRFAFSPALDQEVMDALSFELPKAVAKFAGLSRRCLDITDRVIDRFIETCSPRDMLSILCEALGSSDRPAYASGYVASLLSGLSKVLLSLQRRHLEQVKVALPVIVNVLKATCSELVAKGVSSETVDESEESMTLYCRALAIADSIQAVCAKMVCHYDNEGKVNEKLRALLSLYVLQIMALLSLKEGDNISSYLHLVSQLTKFFPYCGLSYLGLITGSDVDIMGNTVTQDEEDDFMSCLSYVKHGACLSVIWGHIYDDVAQAGKQNVSTVRDQLQNNQTNRWQAIGMLKHILASTNMLWEIKKHAINFLLWFTNGSIVQDDVQTDGSFHLPSLYTASEAITKIIIYAPSTELRKNAFEALKRVLADSPTPERFDIVKALITNSNSSSMIAILLDLVRGDLHKERCQRISVEKDGLQSENQENSIRSLWNPEVLEFVENVLRPPEGGPPCFPENGDAVLAALNLYRFILITESAGKTNYTAVLSKNNLQKAYNEWLMPLRTVVTRIMSESKNDCDQLAVETVCALNPVEFVLYRCIELVEEKLKHST, encoded by the exons ATGTCTGCTGATTCCACCGACCTTCGGGAAGCTCCGGATGCTCATCCTCTGCTGCTTCGCCTTAAAGAAAGCCTGTCGTCTTGTGCCGAA TCAATTCAAGTCGGAGATGGAAGCTCACTGTCGGAGCTAGTCAACTTCCTCGAAACAATTTCAGGTTCCGCTTTAGCTGATCCTGACGATGAAAATGCGCAAAACACTGCATTTGAAGTTCTCTCTGAAATTCATAGATTTGCGTTTTCTCCTGCTCTGGACCAG GAGGTCATGGATGCACTTTCATTCGAGTTGCCAAAGGCAGTTGCGAAGTTCGCTGGCTTGTCAAGGAGGTGCTTGGATATTACTGATAGGGTTATCGATCGTTTCATAGAGACTTGCAGTCCACGCGATATGCTTTCAATTCTTTGTGAG GCACTGGGTTCCTCTGATAGGCCTGCTTATGCATCTGGTTATGTTGCTTCTCTTTTAAGTGGACTCTCAAAAG TGTTGCTTTCCTTGCAGAGACGTCACCTTGAGCAAGTAAAAGTAGCACTTCCTGTTATCGTAAATGTGCTAAAGGCTACATGTTCAGAGTTGGTGGCTAAAGGTGTGAGTTCAGAGACGGTTGATGAAAGTGAGGAATCAATGACTTTGTATTGCAGAGCTTTAGCAATTGCTGATTCCATACAGGCAGTTTGCGCAAAAATGGTCTGCCACTATGATAAT GAGGGCAAAGTAAATGAAAAGCTTCGTGCTCTACTCAGTTTATATGTTTTACAGATTATG GCTCTTCTTTCACTCAAAGAAGGAGATAATATTTCAAGCTATCTTCACCTTGTCTCGCAGCTTACCAAGTTTTTTCCTTATTGTGGTCTTTCATATCTTGGTTTAATAACTGGATCTGACGTTGACATAATGGGCAACACTGTCACTCAAG atgaagaagatgattttATGAGTTGTTTATCCTACGTCAAACATGGAGCATGTCTTTCAG TTATCTGGGGTCATATCTATGATGATGTTGCTCAGGCTGGCAAGCAGAATGTGTCTACTGTCAGGGATCAACTTCAAAACAACCAAACAAACAGGTGGCAAGCAATAGGCATGTTAAAGCACATACTTGCATCTACCAACATGCTATGGGAAATAAAGAAACATGCAATTAACTTCTTACTGTGGTTTACTAATGGAAGTATCGTACAAGACGATGTACAGACCGACGGCTCTTTTCACTTGCCAAGCCTCTATACTGCCTCAGAG GCCATTACAAAGATTATCATATATGCACCAAGTACCGAGTTGAGGAAGAATGCCTTTGAGGCATTGAAGAGG GTACTTGCTGATTCTCCAACTCCTGAGAGGTTTGATATTGTCAAAGCTTTGATTACAAATAGTAACTCTTCATCTATG ATAGCAATCCTCTTAGATCTTGTTAGAGGTGATTTACACAAGGAAAGGTGCCAAAGAATATCAGTAGAAAAAGATGGTCTGCAATCCGAAAATCAAGAGAATTCAATTAGATCACTGTGGAACCCTGAAGTGCTTGAATTTGTGGAAAATGTTTTGCGGCCTCCAGAAGGAGGACCTCCATGCTTTCCTGAGAATGGAGATGCG GTTCTAGCTGCTCTCAACCTATACAGATTTATATTGATAACAGAATCAGCAG GAAAAACCAACTACACTGCAGTACTGTCTAAGAATAATTTACAAAAGGCGTACAATGAATGGCTTATGCCTCTTCGAACCGTTGTGACCCGAATAATGTCAGAGAGCAAGAATGACTGTGATCAACTTGCAGTTGAGACAGTGTGTGCTCTTAACCCAGTTGAGTTTGTTCTTTATCGTTGTATTGAGCTTGTTGAAGAAAAGCTAAAACATTCAACATAG